One Triticum dicoccoides isolate Atlit2015 ecotype Zavitan chromosome 5B, WEW_v2.0, whole genome shotgun sequence genomic window carries:
- the LOC119309227 gene encoding uncharacterized protein LOC119309227, whose amino-acid sequence MAQGTAPSAAGGGGGGVFSTPAAVATTPPGTPRAAAAAQPVPSGHYAVELYFDPALENQVLKAWNALARRQLSSRLIDTASRPHLPLLHLPAAALPDPLRLAPALRALASRIDPLPLALSSLASPPSSLDAGVLFLSPTPSAALLGLHAQLCELLRKDTGLEVPDGFRPDNWVPRCAVAVDVPRGRMAEAFCVLRELKLLPVSGYGMDIALVEVGPVVREVVSYPLGGSGGVGAD is encoded by the coding sequence ATGGCGCAAGGTACCGCGCCCTCCGcggccggcggaggcggcgggggtgTTTTCTCCACCCCGGCGGCGGTCGCGACGACTCCCCCAGGCACCccccgcgcggcggcggcggcgcagccggTCCCCTCCGGGCACTACGCGGTAGAGCTCTACTTCGATCCCGCGCTGGAGAACCAGGTGCTCAAGGCGTGGAACGCTCTCGCGCGGCGGCAGCTCAGCAGCCGCCTCATCGACACCGCGTCCCGCCCGCACCTCCCGCTGCTGCATCTCCCGGCCGCCGCGCTCCCCGACCCGCTCCGCCTCGCGCCCGCCCTCCGCGCGCTCGCCTCCCGCATCGACCCGCTCCCTCTCGCGCTCTCCTCGCTCGCGTCGCCCCCGTCATCCCTTGATGCGGGGGTCCTCTTCCTTTCGCCCACGCCATCGGCGGCGCTGCTCGGCCTCCACGCGCAGCTCTGCGAGCTGCTGCGCAAGGACACGGGGCTCGAGGTGCCCGACGGGTTCCGCCCAGACAACTGGGTCCCGCGGTGCGCCGTCGCCGTCGATGTGCCACGTGGCCGTATGGCCGAGGCCTTCTGCGTGCTCCGTGAGCTCAAGCTTCTGCCTGTCTCCGGGTATGGTATGGACATTGCGCTGGTAGAAGTCGGGCCGGTGGTCAGAGAGGTCGTATCGTACCCGCTTGGTGGCAGCGGCGGCGTTGGAGCCGATTGA